A genomic stretch from Gemmatimonadales bacterium includes:
- the pfkA gene encoding 6-phosphofructokinase — translation MRRIAVLTSGGDAPGMNAAIRAVVRTGIARGLDVVGIHHGYAGLMEGRLQPLGPRDVDGIIQRGGTVLGSARCPEFTSPRGRGVALDVLRRHDVEGLVVIGGNGSLSGADALSGMGFPVVGVASTIDNDVNGADITIGVDTALNIALEAIDRLKTTASSHQRTFLVEVMGRQCGYLALMSGLAGGADVIVIPEVEVSPDEVVAELHTAYARGKKHAIVVVAEGARQNAAALARHFELHRDRIGFELRVTTLGHVQRGGAPTAFDRLLATRLGVAAAEHLARGEAGVYSCLRKGVIQAVALEQIRQPKPPPDLEAVGMARMLAQ, via the coding sequence ATGAGGCGGATCGCGGTGCTGACGAGCGGCGGCGATGCGCCCGGAATGAACGCCGCGATCCGCGCGGTCGTGAGAACGGGCATTGCGCGCGGGCTGGACGTCGTCGGTATCCATCACGGTTACGCCGGGCTGATGGAGGGGCGGCTGCAGCCGTTGGGGCCTCGCGACGTCGACGGCATCATCCAGCGCGGCGGCACGGTGCTGGGCAGCGCGCGCTGCCCCGAGTTCACGTCGCCCCGCGGGCGTGGAGTGGCGCTCGACGTGCTGCGGCGTCACGACGTCGAGGGGCTCGTGGTGATCGGCGGCAACGGCTCGCTCTCGGGCGCGGATGCGCTGTCGGGCATGGGGTTCCCCGTGGTGGGCGTGGCCTCGACCATCGACAACGACGTGAACGGCGCGGACATCACGATCGGCGTAGACACCGCGCTCAACATCGCCCTGGAAGCCATCGACCGACTGAAGACCACTGCCTCGTCCCACCAGCGCACGTTCCTCGTGGAGGTGATGGGGCGCCAGTGCGGGTATCTCGCCCTGATGTCCGGCCTCGCCGGCGGGGCCGATGTGATCGTGATCCCGGAGGTCGAGGTCAGCCCGGACGAGGTGGTGGCCGAGCTGCACACGGCGTACGCGCGCGGGAAAAAGCACGCGATCGTCGTGGTGGCCGAGGGGGCACGGCAGAATGCCGCCGCGCTCGCCCGGCACTTCGAGTTGCATCGAGACCGGATCGGCTTCGAGCTGCGGGTCACGACGCTCGGTCACGTCCAGCGTGGGGGGGCGCCAACGGCGTTCGATCGTCTGCTCGCCACGCGACTCGGAGTCGCTGCGGCGGAGCACTTGGCTCGAGGGGAGGCGGGGGTGTATTCGTGCCTTCGCAAGGGCGTCATCCAGGCCGTCGCGCTCGAGCAGATCAGGCAGCCCAAGCCTCCTCCGGATCTCGAGGCGGTCGGGATGGCGCGGATGCTGGCGCAGTGA
- a CDS encoding sigma-54 dependent transcriptional regulator, translated as MSHRLLIVDDEQGIREALRQLLEYEGYEVETAVSGAEALGAYFDVRPHLVLLDVKMAGLDGLEVLKRLREQDAGALVVMISGHGTISTAVEATQLGAHDFLEKPLDTDRVLLTIRNALKQVVLEREVKALKAEVERRHEIVGSSAVVRQLIERIERVARSASRILITGENGTGKELVARAIHRLSARANKPYVEVNCAAIPSELIESELFGHVKGSFTGAFADRTGKFEQADGGTLFLDEVGDMSASTQAKVLRALQEGIITPVGSTKSVKVDVRIVAATNKKLEDEIAAGRFREDLLYRLNVVPIEVPPLRARREDIPQLVEHFAQQLAETQGLVVRPFAAEALDRLRRHAWPGNVRELRNTVERLLILANGAEIGERDVARLIGRGPEGAGLSEALLASGTYEEFKDNAERAFLLAKLNEYDWNVSETARKLNMPRSNLYKKIERLRLERES; from the coding sequence ATGAGCCATCGGCTGCTCATTGTGGACGACGAGCAGGGGATCCGCGAGGCCCTGCGGCAACTGCTCGAGTACGAAGGCTATGAGGTCGAGACCGCTGTTTCCGGGGCTGAGGCGCTCGGCGCGTATTTCGATGTCCGTCCGCACCTGGTGCTGCTCGACGTCAAGATGGCGGGGTTGGACGGGCTCGAGGTGCTGAAGCGGCTGCGCGAGCAGGACGCCGGTGCGCTGGTGGTGATGATCTCGGGCCACGGGACGATCTCGACCGCGGTCGAAGCGACCCAGCTCGGCGCGCACGACTTCCTGGAGAAGCCGCTCGACACCGACCGGGTGCTGCTCACGATCCGCAACGCGCTCAAGCAGGTGGTCCTGGAGCGCGAGGTGAAGGCTCTCAAGGCGGAGGTCGAGCGACGCCACGAGATCGTCGGCTCTTCGGCGGTGGTCCGGCAGCTGATCGAGCGGATCGAGCGGGTGGCGCGCTCGGCTTCGCGCATCCTCATCACCGGGGAGAACGGAACGGGGAAGGAGCTGGTGGCGCGCGCCATCCACCGCCTCTCCGCGCGCGCCAACAAGCCGTACGTCGAGGTGAACTGCGCCGCGATCCCCTCCGAGCTGATCGAGTCGGAGCTGTTCGGGCACGTGAAGGGGTCGTTCACCGGCGCGTTCGCGGACCGGACCGGCAAGTTCGAGCAGGCTGACGGCGGCACGCTGTTCCTGGACGAGGTGGGGGACATGAGCGCGTCGACGCAGGCCAAGGTTCTGCGCGCGCTCCAGGAGGGCATCATCACTCCGGTGGGGTCCACCAAGTCGGTGAAGGTGGACGTGCGGATCGTCGCCGCGACGAACAAGAAGCTCGAGGACGAGATCGCGGCGGGCCGGTTCCGCGAGGACCTCCTCTACCGCCTCAACGTGGTCCCTATCGAGGTCCCGCCGCTTCGCGCGCGCCGCGAGGACATCCCGCAGCTGGTGGAGCACTTCGCGCAGCAGCTCGCTGAGACCCAGGGGCTGGTCGTCCGTCCGTTCGCGGCCGAGGCGCTCGACCGCCTGCGGCGTCATGCCTGGCCCGGCAACGTGCGGGAGTTGCGCAACACTGTGGAGCGGCTGCTGATCCTCGCCAACGGCGCGGAGATCGGCGAGCGCGACGTGGCGCGGCTCATCGGCCGCGGGCCGGAGGGGGCCGGGCTGAGTGAAGCCTTGCTGGCTTCCGGCACGTACGAGGAGTTCAAGGACAACGCGGAGCGCGCCTTCCTCCTCGCCAAGCTCAACGAGTACGATTGGAACGTGAGCGAGACGGCGCGGAAGCTGAACATGCCGCGGTCGAACCTGTACAAGAAGATCGAGCGCCTCCGACTGGAGAGGGAATCGTGA
- the thpR gene encoding RNA 2',3'-cyclic phosphodiesterase, which yields MRLFVAVNLPAEEQAAVWSAAAPLRDAGLPVRWVAESALHITLKFLGEVDEVVAGALGPALSDAVGAARPFDLGLGGFGAFPSMAHPRVLWFGIERHPALELLANDVESAVGRFGFAPELKPFNPHLTLGRAEKDARQADFRVLGTPAAEVEYSGVMRVEAVDLMRSTLGRGAPAYTALHRAPLAVER from the coding sequence GTGCGGCTCTTCGTGGCCGTCAACCTCCCGGCCGAGGAGCAGGCGGCGGTGTGGAGCGCCGCGGCTCCGCTTCGCGACGCCGGGCTACCGGTTCGCTGGGTGGCCGAATCGGCGCTGCACATCACCCTGAAGTTCCTGGGTGAGGTGGACGAGGTCGTTGCCGGCGCGTTGGGGCCGGCGCTCTCCGACGCGGTCGGCGCGGCGCGGCCCTTCGATCTCGGCCTGGGCGGGTTCGGTGCCTTCCCGAGCATGGCTCACCCGCGGGTGCTGTGGTTCGGGATCGAGCGCCACCCTGCGCTCGAGCTGCTGGCCAACGATGTCGAGAGCGCGGTCGGCCGGTTCGGCTTCGCACCGGAGCTCAAGCCCTTCAATCCGCATCTCACGCTGGGTCGCGCCGAAAAGGATGCGCGGCAAGCGGACTTCCGCGTCCTGGGAACGCCGGCCGCCGAGGTGGAGTATTCCGGAGTGATGCGCGTCGAAGCTGTGGACCTCATGCGGAGCACGCTCGGGCGTGGCGCGCCGGCGTACACCGCGCTGCACCGCGCGCCGCTCGCGGTGGAGCGCTGA
- a CDS encoding LacI family DNA-binding transcriptional regulator, translating to MATIKDVARSSGVSVATASRALNSSPLVREATRVRVDTAAQALGYSPHGAALSLITRRTSTLGLLLPDLYGEFFSELIRGVDEVARREGYHLLVTSAHRGQEETQGALRSFRGRVDGLITMTPHLDSGTSREALSAHCPVVSLCSPPGGLDVASVAIANFEGAYAMLEHLASLGHRRIAIICGDSGNFDATERLRGYRAAQENLALDNDPDLEFPGDFSEAAGHEAAGLILALRNRPTAVFAANDGMAIGAISALREAGVRIPEDMALGGFDDIPMARYIDPPLTSVHVDIRALGARAAARLLAGVRDRAQPDLRRETLPTTLVVRRSCGANRG from the coding sequence ATGGCCACAATCAAGGACGTCGCCCGATCGTCGGGAGTGTCGGTGGCCACGGCTTCCAGGGCGTTGAACAGCAGCCCACTGGTTCGAGAGGCGACGCGGGTACGCGTTGACACGGCCGCCCAGGCCTTGGGCTACAGCCCGCACGGCGCCGCGCTGAGCCTGATCACGCGGCGCACCAGCACCCTTGGCCTCCTCCTGCCGGACCTATATGGCGAGTTCTTCTCGGAGCTGATTCGCGGCGTGGACGAGGTGGCCCGGCGCGAAGGCTACCACCTCCTGGTCACCAGCGCGCACCGCGGGCAGGAGGAAACGCAGGGAGCGCTCCGGTCGTTCCGGGGCCGGGTCGATGGGCTCATCACCATGACACCCCACCTGGATTCAGGCACTTCTCGGGAAGCTCTGTCGGCCCATTGTCCCGTGGTCTCGCTTTGCAGTCCGCCCGGAGGGTTGGACGTCGCGAGCGTCGCCATCGCGAACTTCGAGGGCGCGTACGCGATGCTGGAGCACTTGGCGAGTCTCGGCCACCGTCGGATCGCGATCATCTGTGGCGACAGCGGGAATTTCGATGCGACGGAGCGCTTGCGCGGCTACCGCGCGGCACAGGAGAACCTCGCGTTGGACAACGACCCGGACCTGGAGTTCCCGGGAGACTTCAGCGAGGCGGCGGGCCACGAGGCTGCCGGCCTGATCCTCGCGCTCCGGAATCGGCCCACCGCCGTGTTCGCCGCCAACGACGGGATGGCCATCGGCGCCATCAGCGCCCTGCGAGAGGCCGGCGTGCGGATCCCCGAAGACATGGCTCTGGGCGGGTTCGACGACATCCCGATGGCGCGGTACATCGATCCGCCTCTGACCTCAGTACACGTCGATATCCGGGCACTCGGCGCCCGCGCCGCCGCGCGGCTGCTCGCGGGCGTGCGCGACCGAGCCCAGCCTGATTTGCGCCGAGAGACGCTGCCCACGACGCTAGTGGTGCGGCGCTCCTGCGGCGCTAACCGCGGATAA